Genomic segment of Bacteroides intestinalis DSM 17393:
TCCGGTTTTGTTATCCGCACCTTCGGCACCCCGGTGACGCATGTTCTCCAACACCTTCAATGCAGACTCTACCAGTTCGTGTGACTTGCCTCCATGTATGTTCACTAACATACCGACACCACAAGCGTCATGCTCGTTCTCTGCATCATACAAGCCCAACTGCCTGGGCTGTCGTTGATATACAGGATGTTGGCTTTCTTCCTTTCCCTGTTGTCCGGCTTTTCTCTTTGTTTCGTTGTTAAAAAGTTCTTCTTTCATCTTTTTAAGTTTACTTTATTCTGTAGCAATACCCATTATTGCTGTCAAAATGTTTGGCAAAAGTATTAATTTAATTTCAAATTGGTATTATAATGCTTGTTTTTGTGACTTGCAAAATATCTGTTTATTGGAACTGTGTTTTAGATTGAAATAAAATACGTGCTTTTGTGTTTTAGATTGAAATAAAATATATGCTTTGTGTTTTATATTGCAAGTATGCCTTTCTCTCGTTCGAGAAATTGTCATATTGCCATAATGCCAAATAGCCAAAGAGGAAGTGCATGACATTTTTTTCGTTTCGTCCTTGTCCGGATATAACCAAGTCCGTACCAACTCCGTGTCAAGTCCATACCAACTCCGTACCAAGTTCGTTCCTATAGATACGGAGATGGTACGGACTTGATACAGTGTTGATATGGGTTTAACATGGATTTAGTCTCTTTACCCGTTGGTGGAATTAACTTCTTTCTGCTGGGATATGAATAAAATGTGATAAGGTGATAAGGTGGTAGTGGGATAACATTCTGTGATATATAGCGCAGCCACTTTATCACATTATCACCTTATCACTCTTTTATTCCTTTTTGTAGGGTTATGAATCAAACAGATGATTATTGCGCAACTCAAGGCTGAAAGGCTTAGGCTACGCTAAATTATCATTTGATTCCTTTTTTTCTTCTAATGAGCTAATTTATTTAGCTCAACAGCGGATGGGGTGAATTTCACTTTCAACCGATGTTTGTTATGAATTAATTCCGCCAACGGGTTCTCTTTATCTTATTAGTCATTTCCTTTGGCTTTGGCTATTTGGCTATTTGGCAATTTGGCAACGTTGAAAAACGGCACTCTTTGCCGGATTAGAAGATTTTTCCGCTATCTCCTTTCAATATAATACTAAAATTCTACTGCTTGCTTTGAGATTATAAAATTGTTCCTTTTGCTTTCATAAGTTTGTTTTCTTTAACTTTTTGACAAGAAAACATCTTTTTTCTATTCTTTTGATAAATAAATAGGTAAAACATTAACTTTATGTTCTCGGGTTTTTATATCTTTGCAGCGCAAAATCAAATATTAATTAGTATGTGTGGAATAGTAGGCTATATTGGTCCAAAGAAGGCCTACCCCATTCTTATCAAAGGATTGAAGCGATTAGAGTATCGCGGATATGATAGTGCAGGGGTAGCATTAATCAGTGATAACCGACAGTTGAACGTTTACAAAACGAAAGGTAAGGTTTCGGAACTGGAAACTTTCGTTACTCAAAAAGATATTTCCGGTAACATCGGAATTGCCCATACCCGTTGGGCTACGCACGGGGAACCTTGCTCCGCTAACGCCCATCCTCATTATTCCTCTTCCGAACATCTTGCTCTCATCCACAACGGTATCATCGAAAACTACGCCGTCCTCAAAGAAAAACTTCAGGCCAAAGGCTATTCATTCAAAAGCAGTACGGACACCGAAGTATTGGTGCAGCTGATAGAATTCATCCAGAAATCCAAAAATACAGATTTGCTGACTGCTGTGCAATTAGCGTTGCGTGAAGTAATCGGTGCATACGCTATTGCCGTGCTGGATAAGGACAATCCGGATGAGATTATAGCAGCCCGCAAGAGTAGCCCGTTGGTGGTAGGTATCGGTGAAGATGAGTTTTTCTTGGCTTCGGATGCTACGCCGATTGTGGAATATACAGATAAAGTCGTATATTTGGAAGATGAAGAGATCGCCGTCATCCGCCGCGGAGAGAAACTGAAGGTGGTGAACCTGAAAAATGTGGAATGTCCGCACGAAGTGAAGACGGTGGCACTGAACCTGGGGCAGTTGGAAAAGGGTGGTTATCCGCACTTCATGCTGAAAGAGATTTTTGAGCAGCCCGATTGTATTCATGACTGTATGCGCGGACGTATCAATGTAGAAAGTACAAATGTGGTGCTTTCCGCAGTGATTGATAACAAAGACCGCCTGCTGGCAGCCAAACGTTTCATCATCGTGGCGTGCGGTACTTCCTGGCATGCGGCGCTTATCGGAAAACATCTGATAGAAAGTCTTTGCCGCATTCCGGTGGAAGTGGAGTATGCTTCAGAATTCCGTTACCGTGATCCGGTGATAGACAGTAAGGATGTGGTGATTGCGATTTCGCAAAGTGGCGAGACGGCGGATACATTGGCAGCTGTGGAACTGGCGCGGAGCCGTGGGGCATTTATCTATGGCATCTGCAATGCGATTGGTTCGTCTATTCCGAGGGCTACGCATACGGGCTCTTATATCCACGTAGGCCCTGAAATCGGAGTGGCTTCCACCAAAGCGTTTACGGGACAGGTGACAGTGCTCACCATGCTGGCGCTGACGCTTGCCAAAGAGAAGAATACGATAGATGAGGGGCAATTCCTTGCCATCGTGCAGGAGTTGAACCGTATTCCTGATAAGATGAAAGAAGTGCTGAAGCTGAACGGCAGCATTGCAGAGCTTTCCAAGATTTTCACGTATGCGCATAACTTTATTTATCTGGGACGCGGATATTCGTATCCCGTAGCCCTGGAAGGTGCGTTGAAGCTGAAAGAAATCTCTTATATCCATGCCGAGGGTTATCCGGCTGCTGAAATGAAGCACGGGCCTATCGCATTGGTAGATGCTGAAATGCCGGTAGTAGTGATTGCTACACAGAACGGGCTTTATGAGAAAGTATTGAGCAACATACAGGAAATCAAGGCGCGTAAGGGCAAAGTGATCGCTCTGGTGACAAAAGGGGATACGGTTATCAGCAAGATTGCCGATACTTGTATCGAGTTGCCGGAAACAATTGAGTGCCTTGACCCGTTGATTACTACGGTACCGTTGCAGTTATTGGCGTACCATATCGCAGTATGCAAGGGGATGGATGTGGATCAGCCGAGGAATCTGGCGAAGAGCGTAACAGTGGAATAAAGAGGGTAATATGAAATAAATAGT
This window contains:
- the glmS gene encoding glutamine--fructose-6-phosphate transaminase (isomerizing) is translated as MCGIVGYIGPKKAYPILIKGLKRLEYRGYDSAGVALISDNRQLNVYKTKGKVSELETFVTQKDISGNIGIAHTRWATHGEPCSANAHPHYSSSEHLALIHNGIIENYAVLKEKLQAKGYSFKSSTDTEVLVQLIEFIQKSKNTDLLTAVQLALREVIGAYAIAVLDKDNPDEIIAARKSSPLVVGIGEDEFFLASDATPIVEYTDKVVYLEDEEIAVIRRGEKLKVVNLKNVECPHEVKTVALNLGQLEKGGYPHFMLKEIFEQPDCIHDCMRGRINVESTNVVLSAVIDNKDRLLAAKRFIIVACGTSWHAALIGKHLIESLCRIPVEVEYASEFRYRDPVIDSKDVVIAISQSGETADTLAAVELARSRGAFIYGICNAIGSSIPRATHTGSYIHVGPEIGVASTKAFTGQVTVLTMLALTLAKEKNTIDEGQFLAIVQELNRIPDKMKEVLKLNGSIAELSKIFTYAHNFIYLGRGYSYPVALEGALKLKEISYIHAEGYPAAEMKHGPIALVDAEMPVVVIATQNGLYEKVLSNIQEIKARKGKVIALVTKGDTVISKIADTCIELPETIECLDPLITTVPLQLLAYHIAVCKGMDVDQPRNLAKSVTVE